One genomic window of Psychrobacter cibarius includes the following:
- the ssb gene encoding single-stranded DNA-binding protein — translation MKGVNRVTIIGNLGNDPEHRQFNNGGSVTNISVATSEQWTDKQSGEKREDTQWHRISLFNRLGEIAAQYLRKGSKVYIEGSLRTRKYQADDGSDRYVTEIRADQMQMLDGASGNNQQGNYNQPQNQQQGFNNQTSNQGQPPQQNQQGNSAPSNVPANNQQQSTMPPGPTDDDIPFAPFYDGQF, via the coding sequence ATGAAAGGTGTTAATCGAGTAACCATCATCGGTAATCTTGGCAATGACCCTGAACACCGTCAGTTTAATAACGGCGGTAGCGTGACCAATATCTCAGTCGCAACGTCTGAGCAGTGGACAGATAAGCAAAGTGGCGAGAAACGCGAAGATACTCAGTGGCACCGTATCTCATTATTTAACCGCTTGGGTGAGATTGCAGCGCAATACTTGCGTAAGGGCTCAAAGGTTTATATCGAAGGCAGCCTGCGAACTCGCAAGTATCAGGCTGACGACGGCAGTGACCGCTACGTGACTGAGATACGCGCCGACCAGATGCAAATGTTAGATGGTGCTAGCGGTAATAATCAGCAAGGTAACTACAACCAGCCACAAAACCAGCAACAAGGTTTTAATAATCAAACGAGCAATCAAGGTCAGCCGCCACAGCAAAATCAGCAAGGCAATAGTGCGCCAAGCAATGTGCCAGCGAACAATCAGCAGCAATCAACTATGCCGCCGGGTCCAACAGATGATGATATCCCATTCGCACCTTTCTACGACGGTCAGTTTTAA
- a CDS encoding YopX family protein, with translation MISPEELLTIHNNRKLNESLVSDEVFSFMQFTGLKDKNGVEIYEGDILEEGDQRFLVVFDSAWARFKLQHSKVIQNPEWNRGVKMPVIGNIHQNPELLEQNQ, from the coding sequence ATGATAAGTCCCGAGGAGTTGCTAACTATTCACAACAATAGAAAACTTAATGAAAGCCTAGTTAGTGATGAAGTGTTTTCTTTTATGCAATTCACAGGTTTGAAAGACAAGAACGGTGTTGAGATTTACGAGGGCGATATCCTAGAAGAAGGCGATCAACGCTTTTTGGTTGTTTTTGATAGCGCTTGGGCGAGATTTAAGTTGCAGCATAGCAAGGTCATACAAAACCCAGAATGGAATCGTGGCGTGAAAATGCCTGTCATCGGCAACATCCATCAAAACCCCGAACTTTTGGAGCAAAACCAATGA
- a CDS encoding HNH endonuclease, with product MRGVNKVIIDETGWDEFDMYLSGMSIPEVSERTEIPLSTLRFRFKKAGILRSRADGVRGAADRGRMSSNKGVRREFTQEWCDNLAKAKVAAGEKNSAGIDTSKGYARFTRGKNKGEFVHRFVMETWLGRKLVDGECVHHIDGSKTNNDIDNLCLMTLSGHMKLHRLQDEIAGKQRQRNENGEYIYERC from the coding sequence ATGCGCGGAGTTAATAAAGTAATCATCGATGAAACGGGGTGGGATGAATTTGATATGTACCTATCCGGAATGTCTATACCTGAAGTAAGTGAGCGCACAGAAATACCGCTTTCAACACTAAGGTTTAGGTTTAAGAAAGCTGGGATATTAAGAAGTCGAGCAGATGGCGTTAGAGGTGCTGCTGATAGAGGTAGGATGTCTAGCAATAAGGGTGTTAGGCGAGAATTTACTCAGGAATGGTGCGACAACTTAGCAAAAGCAAAGGTTGCGGCTGGTGAGAAAAATAGCGCTGGAATAGATACATCCAAAGGATATGCGAGATTTACACGCGGTAAAAATAAAGGTGAATTTGTGCATAGGTTTGTCATGGAAACATGGCTTGGTCGAAAACTGGTTGATGGTGAGTGCGTACATCATATTGATGGCAGTAAGACGAATAACGATATAGACAATCTTTGCTTGATGACGCTTTCTGGTCACATGAAGTTGCACAGACTACAAGACGAAATAGCAGGTAAACAACGACAACGTAATGAGAATGGAGAATATATATATGAAAGGTGTTAA